GAACCTACCAGTATTTGCGTTTTCTGCAAAATTGGCAAGCCGGCAACAATGGCCTGCCCCTGACCGTGCTTACTGGCAAGAACCTGTACCAGGACCTGCTGCATCCATCCTACGCAGAACGTCCTACCAGCATTCCTGCATTCACCTATAATCCCGATGGCACTATCGGCATGCTACGCAGGCAATGCACTTCCGAGTATAAAATCAGGGTGATGGACGATTATATCCGCAACAGCATCTATGGCCTGCCGAAATATGCTAGAAGGCCGGAAACCGCCTTATGGTATGGCATCACAACCGACGAAATAGAAAGGCTCTCCTTTCCGCGTGAAGCCTGGAAGGTGAATACCTATCCCTTTGCCGGATATTATACCACACACGGTGGCGCAACAGAAAAGCTGGAATGGTCAAAGCCCATGGCCCGGCAGGATGTTATCCGCTGGTATGTGCTTCGTGAGCTCCCAGTGCCACCAAAGAGCGCCTGTGTCTTTTGTCCTTATCAATCGGATGCCAGCTGGGCAATCCGTAAAAAGCTCTTCCCAGATGACTTTGCAGCCGCAATCGCTGTCGACAACGCCATCCGGAACAGTACCCGGGCGGGAATTCATTATCCTGTATTCCTGCACCGTTCCTGCAGGCCGTTGGAAAGCGTTGAATTTGATTCCCGTGGAGATACCCAATGGGGTGAGTGCTCCGGTACCTGCCATGTGTAACCGGCATCGTTAACCTGCGCCGCCCTGCTTGTGGCAAGCGGCGCACCAAACAGTGAACAATGAAAAAAATACTGTTGCTACTGGTGCTTTTACTGGCAGGAGCAAAGATACAACTGGCTTCCGCCCAGGCGGCGGAGTTAGAGCAGTTGGCGCTCAATCTGGAGAAGCTTGCCCAACTCAAAAGTATCCTCAGCGACCTGAAAAGAGGCTATGACATCGTCTCTAAGGGCTATGGTACTATTAAGAACATCAGCGAAGGCAATTTCAATATCCACGAGGTATTCCTGAATGGCCTGCTGAGGGTTAATCCCGGGATTGCCCGTTACAGTAAGGTGCCGGCCATTGTTTCGGGGCAGGCCCGGATGCTGTCTGAATACAGAACTGCCTGGCGGCAGTTCAGGGCTGGCGGCCGGTTTACGGAGAAGGAACTGGACTATATGCTTCGTGTTTACGGCAACCTATTGGACAGGAGCCTTAGAAACCTCGACGAGCTTACAATGGTACTGACTTCGGGACAATTGAGGATGTCGGACGACGAACGAATCAAGGCTATTGACCGCCTGTACAACGATACGAATGAAAAGACAGCCTTTCTGCAGGCATTCAATAAAAGGGCTTCGGCAATTAATGACCAGCGGGAAGCGTATCTGCGGGAAAACAAAACGCTGCGATCCCTTTACCATAACTGATCCTGTTAAATGCACCATTCCATGCAAAAACTCATATTTATATCCGGTAGCCTTCTGCTGATCCTTTTGTTCCTGTCGCTTCCCTGCTTTGTACAAGCGCAGGGGCTAAGTTCAGGTATCTATAAATTCAACAATATATTGGATCGGCTTTTTGACGAAATGTTGCCCCTATGTGAACGGCTGATCGGGGTAGGTAGGGCCGTAGGTGGATTGGGCGCCTTGTTCTATATAGGGCTGAGGGTCTGGAGGCACATTGCCCGCGCGGAGCCGGTTGATTTTTTTCCACTGCTAAGGCCCTTTGCCCTGGGGATGGCCATTATGCTGTTCCCGTTCGTGATCAAGATTATGAATGGTGCGCTGAAGCCTATAGAGGAAGCCACGCGGGCCATGACAGGCGACGCGCTGGACGCGGTATGGTACAATATTGACCAGCAGGAGCAGGCGATCAAACAGGATGCTCCTCCCGGTACAGGACCATCAGCGCCGGATATGGGAAAATACGAGCAGCCGGACGGCAGCAACGAAGGTATTTTTTCCGGACTGCAAAACGTCTTTACCTGGTTTAATATCAAAAGCTTTATTAAGGTCTTTATTATGGAGATCGTCCAGATCCTTTACACCGCAGTCGGTCTTTGCATCAATACGATCCGCACGTTCTACCTGATCATACTGGCCATCCTCGGACCGATCGTCTTTGCCCTTTCCATATTCGACGGCTTTCAGAACTCGCTCTCCAGCTGGTTTGCGCGATATATCAACGTCTGGATGTGGTTGCCCGTTGCCAACATCTTCGGAGGGATCACTTCTAAGATACTGGCCAACTTGATGACTATGGGCCCCGGATTTTTTGGCAGCGCAGTCTATATCATTTTTATGATCATTTCTATCGTTGGGTATACTACTGTTCCTAACGTCGCCGGCTATATTATCCAGGCAAGCGGAAGGGACACTCTCCTGCATAAGATCAACAATATGACACGCGCAGGTGGGAAAGTGGCTATGGCTGCCATCGGGAAGCTTTAGGGCCTCACCGGAATTCAATTTTTTTTAAATCGTGAAAACTGTCCCCAATGAAACATGTAACGCGCAATGTTCAAGCAGTTCCACAACATAGAAACCGCCTTCAGGCATGTCCGGTTATTCACTTTTGTTTTAATAGCAGCCTGCATGTCCATCGTATGCTTTACCATCCTGGAAAGCTATAGGATGGTTACCAAAGCCCAGGAGCGTATTTATATCCTTGCAAGTGGTAAAGCCCTGGAAGCCCTTGCTGGTGAAAGAAAGGACAATATTCCGGTAGAGGCCAGGGATCACATTAAGATGTTCCACTTCTACTTTTTTCAACTGGATCCTGATGATAAACTGATTGCCAGCCATATCGGTCAGGCCCTGTACCTGTCGGATGCCAGTGCCAAAAAGCAATTCGATAACCTCAGTGAAAGTGGCTACTATACCGGAATAATCAGCGGTAATATCAGCCAGATGGTCACTATGGATTCCATCGTGCTGGGTATAGATACTTATCCTTTCCGGTTCAAGTATTTCGGAAAGCAGCAGATCATACGGCCTACTGCTATTCTCACACGCAACCTTATTACTGAAGGATTCCTGCGGAGCGTCAGTCGCAGCGACGTGAACCCTCACGGATTTCTGATTGAGCGCTGGAAAATTATTGACAACCATGACCTGGAGATCAAAAACAGATAGTGATGTTGCGATTTTTAAAAAACAAACAGCACCACAGATTAAGTGATGCCGCTGCCAGCAGGATTGCCATGGTTATACTGCGTCATCAGTTGAAGCTTGCCGACAGGCTGGCGTCCCTGGACCGGAAGCTCAGTGGTCGCCAGCGAAAGGTCGTATACCTGATTATGGGGTTTCTGTTCTTTAGTTGCCTGACCTGGGTGACCATCCCGCTGTTCAGAAATGACCCCAAAGCGACAAAAGCGAAGTGGCTGCGGCCTCATATGGACAGTACAGTCAAGCGGACCGGATATCTCAATGCCACTCATTTACCAATACAACGATAAAAGCATGACGACAAAGACAGAAAAACAGAGGAAAAGCAGAAGGAAACTGCTGGTCTATCCGCTTCTTTTCCTTCCCTTCGCTACGCTGGCCTTCTGGATGCTTGACGGAGGCAAAGGGACAGCACAAACAGTCAGGGAGCCGCAAGGGCTCAACCATGAGCTGCCGGATGCACAACTTCCCCAGGGCCCACTGGATAAAATGAGCCTTTACCGAAAGGCCGCCGATGATTCCGCAGCATTACGTCAAAGAAGGGCTATGGATCCATTCAATGCCGGACCGGCAGACAGACTAGCCTTTAAGCTGGATTCCCTGCCTGTACCGGATACCCTGGAAGAAATAGACGGCGGCCTTACCCGGACAACCTGGAAGCATGAACCGGATGCCAATGAACAGAAGGTCGCCGATCGTTTAAAAAAGCTGGAGGCGATTATAGAAACGCCATCCAAAGCGCCTGTCGCACCTCCTGAGCCATTCTATGCTCCTGCCATGGACCATCCGGACCTGGACCGCCTTGAGCAAATGATGCAGTCCATAACAGCTCCTTCCAGCGGCGATACTGAAATGAAGCAGTTGGGTCAAATGCTGGAATCGATCAAGGATATTCAGAACCCGGCCAGGGTACAGCAGCAGCTCAGGGAGCAATCGGAAAAGAACAGAGGCAGGGTTTATACCGTCAGCCGTCCGGTGCAGGAACCTTCTGCTGGTTATTTATCCAATGGCGCTGCTTTGTCCCTGGCCCGCAAGGTCGATAGTTCCGGCGCTGCTGCGATCTATGAGCCTTTGTCGGAGCGGAACAGCTTTTACGACCTGAATAAGGCAGACGCATACACCGAAACGGGACAAACAGCCATACCCGCAGTTATTCACGAAACCCAAACGGTAATTTCTGGCTCCACCATCAAGATACGCCTGACTGAAGATGTTATGGTCAATGGCGTGCTGATACCGCAGGGTAATTTCATTTATGGCAACTGCGCTATCAGTGGCGAACGCCTCCAGATTGCCATACCCGGCATAAGATTCGGCAAGCACCTGTTTCCGGTATCCCTGTCAGCTTTCAGTCTTGATGGCCTGGAAGGGATCAGCATTCCCGGCGCCCTGACCAGGGACGCTGCGAAAGAAGGCCTCGACAGGACGGTACAAAGCCTGAATTTGATGAGCATGGATCCCTCCATCGCAGCACAGGCTGCAGGCGCCGGAGTCGAAGCCGCAAAGGGATTATTCGGCAAGAAAGCAAGACTGGTCCGGGTAACCGTAAAGGCCGGCTTCCCCTTGTTGCTCATGGATACCAAAGCGCAGCAGGACCTCCAATAAACCCGGCATGACTTATTTAATAATTTAAACACGACAGATCATATGAAACAGTTACTGTTTGTTTTTACCGCGTTGCTTTACGGAATGCTTACCGCCACCGCCCAGCAAAGCCGGATCATGGAAAATGCCCAGCTGCCATCCTTTCCCCTCGATATTACCTGGCACAAAACGGCTGTACTGATCTTTCCGCAGCCCATAAAAGATGCCGACCGTGGGGATGCCTACGTTTTGGCGGAAACCTTTAAAGATGCCAATAATATACTTAAGGTAAAAGCGGGAAAGAAAAATTTTGAAGAAAGTAACCTGCAGGTGGTGACCAGCGATGGGAAAGTGTATTGCTTTACCGTTAACTATAAAGATAACATACCAGCAAGGCCCATTGATATGGGAAGGGCAATGCCTTATGCTCCGGTAACTTTTCCGGGTGTTTCGCTCAACAGTAAGCAGGTAGAAGACCTATCCGTTAAAGTGGCCGAGACTTACGCATTCCTGCGGGGCGGAAGGTTTCACCGTTACGGGCTCAGTCTGGAAACACAAGGTGTTTATGTGAAGGATGATGTATTGTTTTTCCAGTTCCGGGTAAAAAATGAAACGCATATACCCTTTGAGCCGGCGACCATCCGGTTTTATATCCGCGATAGGGCACGCACAAAGCGGACGGCGTCGCAGGATACAGAGATCGTACCGCTGAACATCCTGCAATCCGGTACTCCTGAATCGGACCGGGGAACTACCATCGTTGCGGCATTCCCTCGGTTTACCATTGCAGAAAACAAGTACTTCGGTATTGAGATTATGGAAAAGCAGGGCGATCGTAATCCCACTAACCGTATCAAACAAAAAAAACTGCTCAAGGCACATTCCCTCTAATCCTTTTAATCTTTATGCTATGTTGAATGAAGCGACCACCGCCTATGATAAAACAGTCATGGGAGAAATCAGTAGTTGGAAAAGAATAGAAGCCTCAATTGAACAAATATCGGGGCCGAAGGTGCTCAAAGACCGGGAATGGTTGCAGCTGCGGCTTTTCGAATATGAACGCATCGTTCGTGAGTTCCGCAGCACCGCCAGGACCCGTGATGAAAAAGCCTGGCTCCTGGTTGCGGATATTGAACGCAAACGGCTGGAGAAAGCGCTATACCCATCCCTTATCGCCAGGATGATCCATAAGGTCGGTGTCGCATTATTTGAACGGCTGGATGTTGGCCGTCGCCAGGAACAGCCGACCGACACCATTTTTAATGATTCCGTGTTTCAGCGGTACAAACCGCCGACAGAGGAAAGGCAGGTGTACCAAGCGACTGAAAATGCACAAGACATTTTTGTCAAAAAGCCTGTCGGCCAGGACCTGGGTTGTAAAAAGGAGCAGAAGACAGGAAATGGCCTGCATATGTAAGCTAGGACTGGATTACGGAACTTATCCTGTTTAATAAAGAAATTTATTGCCTGATGGGAGACTTCAAAGAATTGCAGGAGAGCCTGATGTGGCTGGGGTTTAATGAACAGCAGGTGATGCACCTGGGAAGTTCAGCCGAATGTTATGGGGATAAGCCTCCTATACTGCTCTATACCTCGAGGCCGGCAATCGGGTTTATACGATGCAGGTTTGAGTTCAAGCCATCAGGCAAAGATGGCAGGCAGCTGATCGTCCATTTAAGTCTTTTGGGAGACAGTGGTAAATGGGTTGAGCTGATCGGCAGGATCTTTCCGGATAACCTTTCCATCCAGGAAATCATGGCGCAGCTGAAAATTACCTTTCCTGCAATCATTGAGTTAAATAAGCCTCTCTATTGCAGCAATGCTGCCCGCAGGGTCACCCGGCACCATAAGCGCCGTCACCTGTAGTATAGTACTATCGTGTAAATTAGTTGACAGCCCCATTTTGCTCAGTTATAAAATTATATCAATGGACAATCTGGAAAACCTTAAAGAGCAATTATACCGTAAGGGCTTTGGTACAGAGCTTTACCGGGAGCTCGAAGAAAAGATCAATTCCCCCGCTGAAGCGTTTATGATCGAACACTTCGCCACCATGAAGAATGGCGATGAGATCGGCTACCAGCTTCACTTCGCACGCAGTGAAAAGGATGGTAACGTATACTTCAATTCCTTCACTGCAGGTTTGCTAAAAAATACGGAGCGCCCGGGAGAAATACGGGAACATACTTTTCCCACCCGGTTTATGATTACTGCCGCAGAAGCATACCGCATGCTAAAGCATGGGCTGGATGTAGCCGTCAACAAGAACCTTTTCGACAAAGAGGGAGAAAAGTATAATACCTGGATTTCCCTTGATGTGACCAGCGAAAAGAACGAATTCAACAATTTTCCTGAAAAGACCTATCACCAGAACTATTTCGGCGGCCAGCCTTTCCTGCCCACAGAAGCACTCAAAAGATTTCAGACGCCGA
This sequence is a window from Chitinophaga varians. Protein-coding genes within it:
- a CDS encoding TerB family tellurite resistance protein — encoded protein: MKKILLLLVLLLAGAKIQLASAQAAELEQLALNLEKLAQLKSILSDLKRGYDIVSKGYGTIKNISEGNFNIHEVFLNGLLRVNPGIARYSKVPAIVSGQARMLSEYRTAWRQFRAGGRFTEKELDYMLRVYGNLLDRSLRNLDELTMVLTSGQLRMSDDERIKAIDRLYNDTNEKTAFLQAFNKRASAINDQREAYLRENKTLRSLYHN
- a CDS encoding conjugative transposon protein TraJ; the encoded protein is MQKLIFISGSLLLILLFLSLPCFVQAQGLSSGIYKFNNILDRLFDEMLPLCERLIGVGRAVGGLGALFYIGLRVWRHIARAEPVDFFPLLRPFALGMAIMLFPFVIKIMNGALKPIEEATRAMTGDALDAVWYNIDQQEQAIKQDAPPGTGPSAPDMGKYEQPDGSNEGIFSGLQNVFTWFNIKSFIKVFIMEIVQILYTAVGLCINTIRTFYLIILAILGPIVFALSIFDGFQNSLSSWFARYINVWMWLPVANIFGGITSKILANLMTMGPGFFGSAVYIIFMIISIVGYTTVPNVAGYIIQASGRDTLLHKINNMTRAGGKVAMAAIGKL
- the traK gene encoding conjugative transposon protein TraK; translated protein: MFKQFHNIETAFRHVRLFTFVLIAACMSIVCFTILESYRMVTKAQERIYILASGKALEALAGERKDNIPVEARDHIKMFHFYFFQLDPDDKLIASHIGQALYLSDASAKKQFDNLSESGYYTGIISGNISQMVTMDSIVLGIDTYPFRFKYFGKQQIIRPTAILTRNLITEGFLRSVSRSDVNPHGFLIERWKIIDNHDLEIKNR
- the traM gene encoding conjugative transposon protein TraM → MTTKTEKQRKSRRKLLVYPLLFLPFATLAFWMLDGGKGTAQTVREPQGLNHELPDAQLPQGPLDKMSLYRKAADDSAALRQRRAMDPFNAGPADRLAFKLDSLPVPDTLEEIDGGLTRTTWKHEPDANEQKVADRLKKLEAIIETPSKAPVAPPEPFYAPAMDHPDLDRLEQMMQSITAPSSGDTEMKQLGQMLESIKDIQNPARVQQQLREQSEKNRGRVYTVSRPVQEPSAGYLSNGAALSLARKVDSSGAAAIYEPLSERNSFYDLNKADAYTETGQTAIPAVIHETQTVISGSTIKIRLTEDVMVNGVLIPQGNFIYGNCAISGERLQIAIPGIRFGKHLFPVSLSAFSLDGLEGISIPGALTRDAAKEGLDRTVQSLNLMSMDPSIAAQAAGAGVEAAKGLFGKKARLVRVTVKAGFPLLLMDTKAQQDLQ
- the traN gene encoding conjugative transposon protein TraN, with the protein product MKQLLFVFTALLYGMLTATAQQSRIMENAQLPSFPLDITWHKTAVLIFPQPIKDADRGDAYVLAETFKDANNILKVKAGKKNFEESNLQVVTSDGKVYCFTVNYKDNIPARPIDMGRAMPYAPVTFPGVSLNSKQVEDLSVKVAETYAFLRGGRFHRYGLSLETQGVYVKDDVLFFQFRVKNETHIPFEPATIRFYIRDRARTKRTASQDTEIVPLNILQSGTPESDRGTTIVAAFPRFTIAENKYFGIEIMEKQGDRNPTNRIKQKKLLKAHSL